The following are encoded in a window of Phycisphaerae bacterium genomic DNA:
- a CDS encoding macro domain-containing protein: MVEVIRGNLFDSSAQTLVNAVNCVGVMGKGIALEFRRRYPAMFADYQRRCRSKQVVIGRPYLYRHSDQRWILNFPTKQHWRSRSRPEYIVSGLEFLSLHYRQWGITSIAFPLLATGLGGLDRTEILGVMTDSLKPLVIPVAIFIPDDGELAGPPL, from the coding sequence ATGGTCGAGGTGATCCGGGGCAATCTGTTCGACTCGTCGGCGCAGACGCTGGTCAATGCGGTCAACTGCGTCGGCGTGATGGGCAAGGGCATCGCGCTGGAGTTCCGGCGGCGCTACCCGGCGATGTTCGCCGACTACCAGCGGCGGTGCCGATCAAAACAGGTGGTAATCGGGCGACCATATCTATATCGTCACAGCGACCAACGCTGGATCCTGAACTTCCCGACCAAACAGCACTGGCGAAGCCGGTCCAGGCCCGAGTACATCGTCAGCGGCTTGGAGTTCCTCAGCCTGCACTATCGCCAGTGGGGCATCACGTCGATCGCGTTCCCTCTGCTGGCGACCGGCCTGGGCGGACTCGACAGGACTGAGATACTGGGCGTCATGACGGACAGCCTGAAGCCGCTCGTCATTCCCGTCGCGATCTTCATTCCGGACGATGGCGAGTTGGCCGGCCCGCCTCTTTAG
- a CDS encoding exo-alpha-sialidase: MFQVRILTESWNRVVAVPYIVYMPERDRILMLVSVDYPHRPMVLWSDDRGRSWSPPRFVYQDFGDDSDRGHHVGVSLTYLGGGNVVFSVESKGRYFSEDFGETWSEPVARPPTSDGRHWYQWDSYLVDKIPAAGRTVRVAETGYNYIGDTKTTQAEIRFSEDLCRTWSAPVRVPQWKGVNEVALVRAANGDMVAACRTDKPAHIEDTLDHYEGLGVSISSDDGHTWSPVNMLYDYGRHHPSLVRLGDGRIVMTYVVRKGYPDTADGFPQFGIEAVISRDHGRTWNLDDKIVLAEWAGNRQGPNAWWASSQATSTILLPDGRLLTAFGTGYRSQPNENNMAAPRDVGLVEWQVPS, translated from the coding sequence ATGTTCCAAGTCCGGATCCTCACCGAATCGTGGAACCGCGTGGTGGCCGTTCCGTACATCGTGTACATGCCGGAACGGGATAGGATCCTGATGCTCGTGAGCGTCGACTATCCGCACCGGCCGATGGTGCTCTGGAGCGATGATCGCGGCCGGAGCTGGTCGCCGCCGCGGTTCGTCTATCAGGACTTCGGCGACGATTCGGACCGCGGCCATCACGTCGGCGTCAGTCTGACCTATCTGGGCGGCGGCAACGTGGTATTCAGCGTCGAGTCGAAGGGGCGATATTTCAGCGAGGATTTCGGCGAGACCTGGAGCGAGCCGGTGGCGAGGCCGCCGACCTCCGACGGACGGCACTGGTACCAGTGGGACTCGTACCTGGTGGACAAGATCCCAGCCGCCGGCCGGACGGTGCGGGTGGCTGAGACGGGCTACAACTACATCGGCGATACCAAGACCACGCAGGCGGAGATCCGGTTCAGCGAGGACCTTTGCCGGACGTGGAGCGCGCCGGTTCGCGTGCCGCAGTGGAAGGGCGTCAACGAAGTCGCGCTGGTTCGCGCCGCCAACGGCGATATGGTTGCGGCGTGCCGCACCGACAAGCCGGCCCACATCGAGGATACGCTCGATCACTACGAGGGGCTGGGCGTTTCGATCTCCAGCGACGACGGGCACACCTGGTCGCCCGTCAACATGCTCTACGATTACGGCCGGCACCATCCGAGCCTGGTGCGGCTGGGCGACGGGCGGATCGTGATGACCTATGTCGTCCGCAAGGGTTATCCCGATACGGCCGACGGCTTTCCGCAATTCGGCATCGAGGCCGTCATCAGCCGCGATCACGGACGAACGTGGAATCTCGACGATAAAATCGTCCTGGCCGAGTGGGCCGGCAACCGCCAAGGCCCGAACGCCTGGTGGGCGAGCAGCCAGGCCACCTCGACGATCCTGCTGCCCGACGGCCGGCTCCTGACCGCCTTCGGCACCGGCTACCGCAGCCAGCCGAACGAAAACAACATGGCCGCCCCGCGGGATGTGGGGCTGGTGGAGTGGCAAGTACCGTCCTGA